Below is a window of Impatiens glandulifera chromosome 2, dImpGla2.1, whole genome shotgun sequence DNA.
cacttgtataataggcagaaccggtttcggatgatgagggtttgaaaaattgatgggtcggtttcggtaacctggtgattcggcttggatagaattaagtcggttatagtggtacggatcggttagataatggaaccggcagaaagtaaatgacaaaatagattttatggatgttcggagataaaactcctatgtcaccccttcctctcgaaaccgcgagaaggatattcactaaggaatacaagtacaatccgatcgagacttatttcctgctcgatgacacctttacaatttacaccgaaattgtaaaacacacactttaactttaacacttaggctttctagaacagcacagtcttatcacttgtagaataaatgctcttagaatttctcacttgtctcactgtatgttacttgtcccgcatttactcttcttcaactgccccttttataggtgaaatatgccaacggtcatatttcacttccttgattctgattggctgagcagaggttcagtgattcagtgattcagtgattcagaccctgcggtcatcttttcagacctgacggtcaacctcagacctggcggtctgttcttccggtgtgtaagacaaacctgctaggtttgtcttttactcaatgtggacactgtctgttagacagttgtctgtacttggaatatctcctttctgacttatcccgaagtggcaagatcctgtaggactgtcttctgcagcctgcagactttcctcagacttgtatggatatggaagtattcagtctgttcctttggtatcattctcaacagatacccaaattgtcttcttgtactggtcggtcattcgacttaaccagATGGCTTCCAgtacgagtgatgtaaccggacttcttccggttattcttctgccttgtggctgatcggctgtctgatgtttccggttttaagctttggccgatcctttctttgtgcggtcatgttcctggtcggtttagtgacttgaccggctagcctttttagtcggttcttttgtttgaccggtccggttccttgttcctgcatgaaaggtttatttaagttaggtttatgtgaaccggtctaattttatctaacaatttctccctttttgattattttatttaaaattatcaaaatcatgtaagtttgcaaatgtaggccggttcttttgtttgtccggttttttgaaactgacttaggagaatttttcgaaaaatttggaaaagaaattttgagaaaaattttcggaaagtcttattttttatcttatcaatttctccctttttgattattttatttaaaattatcaaaatcatgtaagtttgcaaatgtaggccggtttcaaaaataactttatatatatatatataaccgaaaGTAGAAGATATTATATAGAAACATTAAGATAGGCATAGTTAAGAGAAGgagagcccctattccgagtccgagaagtcgtAGCTAGTCATAAACTTTTTGTTCCGCTTTTTCTTCACCGGTTGCGGTCGATTGGCTGATTCGGTGACTCGTTGTCTTGTGGACCGGGGCTGCAGGTGCTCTTCATCCTCCTCTTCGACTTGAGTAGCCTGCTGCGGTATACTCTCAATGATCGTCTCAGTGACCTCATTCAGCAGGtcggctatttgaactttctttgaAGGTTCCCTCTTTCGCTTTGTCGGAACTGAAACGGAAGAGGCcgcctttttctttttgttatcgGCTGCAAAGCCTTCTAGCCTCCGTCTTTCCCTTTCTAACCGCTCAgcatccttcgcagcttgagcggctacCGTCTTTGCAAATCCCGGGAACTTAGCCCCTACCCTTCGAATTCGCTCGGCTTCCTCCTCTTCGGGATGTTGCGGTGGCTCCTTCTCTTTTCTTGCTTcgtcgtccagcgcatcctggaccttCTTAGCCGCTCGGGCATCAGCCTCTACAGCCCCGGCATCCGCATTCATCTTGACATTGAGTAGTTCAGCAACTTGTGCGGTGAGCGCCTTGAGCTCGGCCTCGAGACCCTCATTCTTCTTCTCAAGATCGGAGACCCTATCAAGTGTTATACCGACCAGATCCTTAGTAACTTCTGTCAGTCGTtcatcggtctctctttcaagccgggCAAAGTTCTCTTTAATCTCGGAGGTCGTATCTTCCAAAATTATGGTTCGCATAAGGTGTTTGCTGCGCAGAACCGCTTCTTCCTGTTGATCTTCATCGATTTCTGAGAACCGGTCCTCTGTTCTTATTAGAAGTTGCCTTGTAGTGTTGGCGAACTGGAGTGCCGAGCTAACAGTTCTCTGGAATTTCTCCTCCAATAGGGTAACCGTCGAGTCTTCAAATTCTTGAATACGgctctcaacccattcttttgtAACACCCGGTTCGGAGACCTCCGGTTGTTTTTGTGGAGACTGCCCGGTGAGAGGAGCGTCCGTCCTTTCATCGGTGTCATCTGTTGCCGGattctcccttggaggtgttggactgTGAGCTGGACTCCTATCGATCTGTGGAGCTGTATAGTGCGGTATTTCCCTTTGTCCGTACTTTGCCTCCAGCCGGTCAATTTCTTGGATGAGTTCTCCTCtcgctttttcaagcctttccaATACTAACGGTGTTAAGGTGTCCTCTGATGCTACCTCTTCGAACCTTGCCGTAATCTTCCGGATCCGTATGGTTAGCTTCCGCAGCTGTGCTCGCGGTCTTAAGAGATAGGTTCGGTGTAGGACCTCTTCAATGGTATCGGATTTCGTGAGATCCATGACCACGTCCTCCACTTCCTTCAGTCTTTGGAGGCATTCCTCGTCGGTGTAGCCCGGTAGGATGTCCCTATACCGTTtgccgaaccggtgctcgtgccattccagGTATATCTCGCCAATCTTCTCGGCTCGCTGTTCAGTGCCCTTTAGGAGTTTGAGCGCtatcctatcggcctctgcttcttcgtcctcctcctcctcttcgtTACTGATTTCTTTACTGCCTTCTGCACCGCCTTCTTCACCGCCTTCTTCACCGccttcggtggtctcaggatttgCACCCGTACTGGCATTGTCGGGACTTTGGCCCGACTGCTCTTCATCATCGGTCTTTTCAGATCCGGTTCGTTCAGATGTGGAGGCGGACTCTTCCTCCTCCGTTGGCTGTGGCGGTTCCGAGAagattattttctcttttcctttgctCTCGACCTTTTCTTTCGCTGGGGCCGCTTTCTTGCCGGctgtcttctttcggccacctgtggaaccgggggccggttTCTTCATTTCTAGGAATTGTTTGGCTCTGATGAGGCTTCTGGATGGGATGATGACGCCGGGTCCGATTTTAAGGTTatggtgaaggaagatcttaccgagaggaacagcatatccccatgaccggaCCGAATCCGGCTTCACCATATCCATCAAATTGTGGAACACTGCCTTTGCCCAGTTAACCTTTGTCCCTTCTATCAGGCCGAccagcatcctgattttgtctttggttaggctgctgtagtttcctccccttgcttGAATCGCCTTTGCGAAGATATCACAAATCGGTATATATTCCGGTTTCAACGTCGATTTGCTACCTGATacttttatcggctccttagtCGCCGAGAGTATCTGGCAAACTGCCTCAAATGTTTTGATCTCTATGTCCGCCGTTGCATCTTGGCCGGCAGTTGGAAGGCGCAGGCTTTCTGCCACCGATtcctcggtgagctctatttcagtaccgcatacagttgcggtgatCTTATCGTCAGAGATAGTTGCAGTGTTGAAAAATTCCTTAACCGCATCTTTATATAGAACATGGGGACCGCCGAGAAAGTACTCCAGACCGGCTTCggctacccggtcaataacctcTTTTGCCGCAGGCGTGCCtttctgtcggatttcctcgaaatccacttgagtcaAGTGTTTAAACAAGACCGAGTcgcgccccatcttagagagttgagagagtttgaaaagTGTGAGAGCAGATAACCGTtttgagagaatttgagagctttagagagagaaagcaattTCGCGTGAGATTGAAATAAAATGGCCGAGAgacccttttatagatgcggtttggaaacccaaccgtcccatcaatatttggcgggagttttccctccaagctgaaagggcggcaaaccatgggcgggaatgAAAAGGCGCCAAtccgtgggcggtaaaccaggaggcgggagttttgggcgggaaatttccctccaaaacttttGCTTTCGCCATTGATGACGCAATCTCCTTTTGAGACCGATAAAGGCACCGGTTTTCTAcagttaaccggttattttgagtaagcagagttttgcaatcttttgattttaagcgatttttttttttgaaaccgGATTTGGGCGCGGTTATTTTGAAGaagttaaccggttacttagatggatATTCAAGATGACTCGGTCATTTAAACTTAAATGAAATTGCATTCAGGAAACATTGCAGAAAGGAAAGTGAAAGATAGATTGGTGCGAAAACAAACATACATAAGATGGAAAAAGTACAACTTATGTCAAAACCATTTTGGAGAACTTCTCTTCCACCGCATCCGCGTCAAGGATGTTTgaaggggatgccggtgtacccggtccaaactctggccggtacttgagaatcagcttacttatgtgaggtgcatagccgagacctttcttggtcagcaccatgttcttcaggTTTTGAAAGATGACCGCTGATCAATTGATGGTCGTTTTGCTGAAGATATGGGTCATCATGTTATAGGTATTCTTtgagtaccgctgatttgggGACTGACAGAGAATGGACCGagtcacaatctcaagaaggagttgagcgttacgaccgaggcgggtttttaacccatagttttccaCTGGATCAAGGGTTCCAGAGAAGAGTAGTGCATAATAGAATGCATCAATTCCCTCCAGAGTTgggaagtcagaaaacccttctgtgggtaGGTTGAGTAGGGAGGCAAATTCgacttcatcaagccagaaggtgtggtctcttaccgtagagacgatgtaatcgcccctgatgcaggcgcttctgaagaatgccttgacatcctcaatcagtatgggaccggattcttcgaggaaggttCAAAGGCCGGTATCAATAAGGGATTCAAACATTAGTTTCTTTGCATGATTTCCGTCCCATTCTTCCATACATGAGTTGAAATCAACGCTCAAAAAGTTTCCTAGGGTTCTGCTCGACATGTTTCTAAACTTTGATAGTAGAG
It encodes the following:
- the LOC124924808 gene encoding myosin heavy chain, clone 203-like, whose amino-acid sequence is MGRDSVLFKHLTQVDFEEIRQKGTPAAKEVIDRVAEAGLEYFLGGPHVLYKDAVKEFFNTATISDDKITATVCGTEIELTEESVAESLRLPTAGQDATADIEIKTFEAVCQILSATKEPIKVSEGTKVNWAKAVFHNLMDMVKPDSVRSWGYAVPLGKIFLHHNLKIGPGVIIPSRSLIRAKQFLEMKKPAPGSTGGRKKTAGKKAAPAKEKVESKGKEKIIFSEPPQPTEEEESASTSERTGSEKTDDEEQSGQSPDNASTGANPETTEGGEEGGEEGGAEGSKEISNEEEEEDEEAEADRIALKLLKGTEQRAEKIGEIYLEWHEHRFGKRYRDILPGYTDEECLQRLKEVEDVVMDLTKSDTIEEVLHRTYLLRPRAQLRKLTIRIRKITARFEEVASEDTLTPLVLERLEKARGELIQEIDRLEAKYGQREIPHYTAPQIDRSPAHSPTPPRENPATDDTDERTDAPLTGQSPQKQPEVSEPGVTKEWVESRIQEFEDSTVTLLEEKFQRTVSSALQFANTTRQLLIRTEDRFSEIDEDQQEEAVLRSKHLMRTIILEDTTSEIKENFARLERETDERLTEVTKDLVGITLDRVSDLEKKNEGLEAELKALTAQVAELLNVKMNADAGAVEADARAAKKVQDALDDEARKEKEPPQHPEEEEAERIRRVGAKFPGFAKTVAAQAAKDAERLERERRRLEGFAADNKKKKAASSVSVPTKRKREPSKKVQIADLLNEVTETIIESIPQQATQVEEEDEEHLQPRSTRQRVTESANRPQPVKKKRNKKFMTSYDFSDSE